One Rossellomorea aquimaris DNA window includes the following coding sequences:
- the sigI gene encoding RNA polymerase sigma factor SigI, which produces MLNVLLILLAKQKKKQTLEDMAIRIQNGDEQLLNIVLEDYKPFIKKTVSSVCKRYIYESDDEFSIGLIAFHDAILKYNHQRGSSIISFSEVIIKRKVIDYIRKNGKFQDVSIDMSLVEDDEETPNLTIEQIVSVEEYGKQQEGKKRREEIISFQEHLSHFKLSFHELVEQSPKHEDARLNAIDIAKTVVNSKELLEYLLEKKRLPIKKLEKQVNVSRKTIERNRKYIIAITLILIGDYVYLRDYLKGRLEI; this is translated from the coding sequence ATGCTAAATGTATTACTAATTTTACTAGCCAAACAAAAGAAGAAGCAAACGCTCGAAGACATGGCAATACGAATTCAAAATGGTGATGAACAATTACTGAACATAGTTCTGGAAGACTATAAGCCATTCATAAAAAAGACAGTATCTTCAGTCTGCAAGCGGTATATCTATGAAAGTGATGATGAATTCAGCATCGGTCTTATTGCCTTTCATGACGCTATCTTAAAATATAATCACCAGCGAGGGTCATCCATCATTAGTTTTTCTGAAGTAATCATCAAACGGAAAGTAATAGATTATATCAGAAAAAACGGAAAGTTTCAGGATGTGAGCATCGACATGAGTCTGGTTGAGGACGATGAAGAGACCCCGAATTTAACAATAGAGCAAATCGTTTCTGTTGAAGAATATGGAAAGCAGCAAGAAGGAAAGAAGAGGCGTGAAGAAATCATCTCTTTCCAAGAACATCTATCTCACTTCAAATTATCCTTCCATGAGCTGGTCGAACAATCACCTAAGCATGAAGATGCCAGACTGAATGCCATTGACATTGCTAAAACTGTGGTAAATTCCAAAGAATTATTGGAGTACCTCCTGGAAAAGAAACGATTACCCATAAAAAAATTAGAGAAACAGGTAAACGTTAGTAGAAAAACAATTGAGAGAAATAGAAAATATATTATTGCCATTACTCTTATTCTTATAGGAGATTATGTGTATTTACGGGATTACTTAAAAGGGCGGTTAGAGATATGA
- a CDS encoding anti-sigma factor domain-containing protein translates to MKNGIIMEIKRDILVMMTSEGEFLTGRRQPDQHYTIGEEIPFFPLHHESAMAKPFFKWNWKVSTALLTTIIIILTLFSSGFLQNNQAYAYVSVDINPSMELTLNEKQQVIKITPYNQDAKVLLEELGGWENMDVSEVTEEIFLLCEEMGYLKENQNVLITSSFIEDSNGEREDDLVAEINKFVQEYSTDHNMNITVKETSQEMREEASDKGMTAGSLLQETEEADTPKPAGNPKEDSKDQDVLNEGMKKEENSKVENHNVKLPSEEKKQKPAKPENHPKNNKPLPNENKPQEKPAQSQDKGNSSDHHKRNESNGRHNGSSKQGDKDQSRGNENRNNHEKNNNEKKNDHQERKENKKDRD, encoded by the coding sequence ATGAAAAATGGGATCATTATGGAAATTAAACGTGATATCCTCGTTATGATGACGTCAGAAGGGGAATTTCTGACGGGAAGAAGGCAGCCCGATCAACATTATACAATAGGAGAAGAAATTCCATTCTTTCCTTTACATCATGAATCTGCTATGGCCAAACCATTTTTTAAATGGAATTGGAAAGTATCGACTGCATTATTAACAACCATAATCATCATCCTCACCCTGTTTTCAAGTGGTTTCTTACAGAATAATCAGGCATATGCCTATGTGTCTGTCGATATCAACCCAAGTATGGAATTGACACTTAATGAAAAACAACAGGTGATAAAGATTACCCCTTACAATCAAGATGCTAAAGTGCTTCTAGAAGAGTTGGGCGGCTGGGAAAACATGGATGTAAGTGAAGTCACAGAGGAAATCTTCCTCTTATGTGAAGAAATGGGATACTTAAAAGAGAATCAGAATGTTCTTATCACCTCTTCATTTATTGAGGACTCAAATGGTGAGCGTGAAGATGATTTGGTTGCTGAAATAAATAAGTTTGTTCAAGAATACAGCACCGACCACAACATGAACATTACGGTGAAAGAAACATCACAGGAAATGAGAGAAGAAGCTTCTGATAAAGGAATGACTGCCGGCTCTTTATTACAGGAAACTGAAGAAGCTGATACACCGAAACCAGCAGGGAATCCTAAAGAAGATAGTAAAGACCAAGATGTGCTCAATGAGGGAATGAAGAAAGAGGAGAATTCAAAGGTTGAGAATCACAATGTGAAGTTACCATCTGAAGAGAAGAAGCAGAAACCAGCGAAACCTGAGAACCATCCAAAAAATAATAAACCCCTTCCAAATGAAAATAAGCCTCAAGAAAAACCTGCACAATCCCAGGACAAAGGCAATTCCTCTGACCACCACAAAAGGAATGAGTCCAATGGGAGACACAATGGTTCTTCTAAACAGGGTGATAAAGATCAATCAAGAGGCAATGAAAACCGTAATAATCACGAAAAGAATAACAATGAAAAGAAAAATGATCATCAAGAAAGAAAAGAGAATAAAAAAGATAGAGACTAA
- a CDS encoding alpha/beta-type small acid-soluble spore protein, which yields MARSSNKLLVPGVEQYLDQVKYEIAQEFGVTLGSDTVARSNGSVGGEITKRLVKQAQSQLSGQQTK from the coding sequence ATGGCTAGAAGCAGTAATAAATTACTCGTTCCTGGTGTTGAACAATACCTTGATCAAGTGAAATATGAAATCGCTCAAGAGTTTGGTGTGACACTCGGATCAGATACAGTAGCTCGCTCTAACGGATCCGTTGGAGGAGAGATTACAAAACGACTGGTTAAACAAGCTCAATCTCAACTTTCCGGACAACAAACTAAATAA
- a CDS encoding TrkH family potassium uptake protein translates to MWYKLRLNLNKLTPAQVIVTFYLIAVTVATILLSLPFAHKPGAEWSFIDAIFTSVSAVSVTGLTVVSTADTFNTVGIFLLIFVLQFGGIGIMTLGTFFWLLVGKKIGLKERRLIMMDQNQSNLSGLVHLLKQILLLIIVIELVGAFILGVYFLSYYPSWQEAFTHGLFASVSATTNAGFDITGQSLIPFKNDYFVQFITIILLTLGAIGFPVLIETKDYLLNKQRSKHHFSLFTKITTITFGILLIFGTLVIWLFEYDRFFSGMTWHESFFYSLFQSSSTRSGGLATMNVAEFSTPTLLVLSALMFIGASPSSVGGGIRTTTFALNILFLFHFARGNKTIKVFRREVHEQDIIKSLVVTMVAVLMCFVSVVILTITEDHSLIEIIFEVASAFGTTGLSLGITSDLSSIGKSVIIALMFIGRVGILSFLFMIGGKEKTTKYHYPKERVIIG, encoded by the coding sequence ATGTGGTATAAACTTAGATTAAACTTGAATAAATTGACTCCGGCTCAAGTCATTGTGACCTTCTATCTTATCGCTGTGACTGTGGCAACGATTCTTTTGAGCTTACCATTTGCCCATAAACCCGGGGCAGAGTGGAGTTTTATTGATGCTATTTTCACTTCCGTCAGTGCCGTGAGCGTAACCGGTTTGACGGTTGTTAGTACTGCGGATACGTTTAACACAGTAGGAATTTTCTTACTGATATTTGTTTTACAGTTCGGTGGAATTGGAATCATGACTCTTGGAACTTTTTTCTGGCTCCTGGTAGGAAAGAAAATTGGTTTGAAAGAACGACGATTGATTATGATGGATCAAAATCAATCCAACTTGTCAGGTCTTGTTCATCTATTAAAACAAATATTATTACTCATCATTGTGATTGAATTAGTCGGTGCGTTTATATTAGGGGTCTATTTCCTGAGTTACTATCCAAGCTGGCAGGAAGCATTTACACACGGACTATTTGCCTCGGTAAGTGCTACGACTAACGCTGGTTTTGATATAACTGGTCAGTCACTCATACCTTTTAAAAATGACTATTTTGTCCAATTCATCACAATCATCTTGCTCACTTTAGGGGCAATTGGATTTCCGGTATTAATCGAGACAAAAGACTATTTATTGAACAAGCAAAGAAGCAAGCATCATTTCTCACTATTCACTAAAATTACGACCATAACATTCGGTATATTATTAATTTTCGGTACGTTGGTTATATGGTTGTTCGAATATGATCGATTCTTTTCAGGTATGACTTGGCATGAATCTTTCTTTTACTCCCTCTTTCAATCTTCATCGACGAGGAGTGGAGGTCTTGCGACCATGAATGTAGCAGAGTTTTCAACTCCTACATTACTGGTATTGAGTGCGTTAATGTTCATTGGGGCATCTCCAAGCTCAGTGGGGGGGGGAATTAGGACAACAACCTTTGCCCTGAATATTTTGTTCTTATTCCACTTCGCCAGGGGAAATAAAACAATCAAGGTTTTTAGAAGGGAAGTACATGAACAGGACATCATTAAGTCTCTAGTCGTTACGATGGTGGCTGTCCTTATGTGTTTTGTGTCGGTCGTTATCCTGACGATTACAGAAGATCACAGTCTGATAGAAATAATATTTGAAGTTGCTTCAGCCTTTGGAACCACAGGTTTATCATTGGGAATCACTTCTGATCTTTCTTCAATTGGAAAGAGCGTGATTATAGCACTCATGTTTATAGGACGTGTCGGCATTCTATCCTTCTTGTTTATGATAGGTGGAAAAGAGAAAACAACCAAATATCATTATCCAAAGGAAAGAGTCATTATAGGATAA
- a CDS encoding B12-binding domain-containing radical SAM protein, whose protein sequence is MKKVVLSTLNAKYIHTNLAIRCLKAFAEPEHEIELAEYTIKDPTLNIASDLFSKKPDIIGFSCYIWNIEETIKVIKILRKILPEVTIVLGGPEVTYDVPYWLERLEDVDFIVIGEGEESFKQLLDELNGDRDFSKVHGVAYLEDGKPVIKPQQNKIDLREVPSPFRFQEDLPQLGKRVTYIETSRGCPFRCQFCLSSIEVGVRYFDREKVKDDIRFLMKNGAKTIKFVDRTFNISRSYAMEMFQFLIDEHLPGTVFQFEITADIMRPEVIEFLNENAPAGLFRFEIGIQSTNDETNDLVMRKQNYSKLTRTVTMVKDGGKIDQHLDLIAGLPEEDYNSFRKTFNDVFELRPEELQLGFLKMLRGTGLRIRANDHQYTYMDHSPYEILGNNVLSFDDIVRIKQVEDVLEKYWNDHRMDRTIEYLVTECFETPFDFFQLFGSYWETRGWSRIGHQLEDLFKRLHEFLYTETSYNISIIESLMKLDYLENQKYKPRKPWWTHEMTKQERSAIYQTLLAQPSIAGESFVRLNLNEKELYKHTLLETIKSKDGQDQYVLAYFEPATGQSTVFEFGRQSVSL, encoded by the coding sequence ATGAAGAAAGTCGTTTTAAGTACGTTAAATGCAAAATATATTCACACCAATCTGGCCATTCGTTGTCTGAAGGCTTTTGCAGAGCCCGAACATGAGATAGAATTGGCTGAATACACCATTAAGGATCCCACACTTAACATCGCTAGTGACTTGTTCTCGAAAAAGCCTGATATTATAGGATTCAGCTGTTACATTTGGAATATCGAAGAGACGATCAAAGTGATCAAGATCCTTCGTAAAATCCTGCCTGAAGTAACCATCGTCCTTGGAGGTCCGGAAGTCACATATGATGTTCCCTACTGGCTGGAGCGGTTGGAAGACGTTGACTTTATCGTTATCGGTGAAGGGGAAGAATCCTTTAAGCAGTTATTGGATGAACTGAATGGTGACAGGGACTTTTCAAAGGTCCATGGAGTGGCTTACTTAGAAGATGGAAAGCCGGTCATCAAACCACAGCAGAATAAAATTGACTTAAGGGAAGTACCTTCACCGTTTCGCTTTCAAGAAGACCTGCCTCAATTGGGGAAAAGGGTGACATATATCGAGACAAGCAGAGGCTGCCCATTCCGTTGTCAATTCTGTCTCTCTTCGATCGAAGTGGGTGTACGTTACTTTGACAGGGAAAAGGTAAAAGATGACATTCGATTCTTAATGAAAAATGGTGCAAAAACCATTAAATTTGTGGATCGTACGTTCAATATCAGCCGAAGCTACGCCATGGAAATGTTTCAATTTCTAATCGACGAACACTTGCCTGGAACCGTCTTTCAATTTGAAATCACAGCAGACATCATGAGACCGGAAGTCATTGAATTCCTGAACGAAAATGCCCCAGCAGGGTTATTTCGCTTTGAAATAGGAATCCAATCAACAAATGACGAAACGAATGATCTTGTGATGAGAAAACAAAATTACTCGAAACTGACGAGAACCGTTACGATGGTCAAGGATGGCGGAAAGATCGATCAGCATCTGGATTTGATTGCCGGTCTGCCTGAAGAGGATTACAATTCATTCCGGAAAACCTTTAATGATGTATTTGAACTGCGTCCAGAGGAACTTCAATTAGGATTCCTGAAGATGCTTCGTGGTACGGGCTTAAGGATTCGTGCAAACGACCATCAATATACGTACATGGACCATTCACCTTATGAGATCCTCGGTAACAATGTATTATCCTTTGATGATATCGTCAGAATCAAACAGGTTGAAGATGTATTAGAAAAGTATTGGAATGATCATCGTATGGACCGGACCATCGAATATCTGGTGACAGAATGCTTTGAAACACCATTTGACTTCTTCCAACTATTCGGCTCCTACTGGGAAACCCGTGGTTGGTCAAGAATAGGACATCAACTGGAGGACTTGTTTAAAAGACTGCATGAGTTTTTATATACAGAAACAAGCTACAACATTTCGATTATTGAAAGCCTAATGAAATTGGATTATTTAGAGAATCAGAAGTACAAACCAAGAAAGCCTTGGTGGACACATGAAATGACGAAACAAGAAAGGTCTGCTATTTATCAAACCTTACTGGCACAACCCTCCATCGCAGGTGAATCGTTCGTTCGGCTAAACTTAAATGAAAAAGAATTGTATAAGCATACACTCCTTGAAACGATTAAGTCTAAGGATGGACAAGATCAATATGTATTGGCTTACTTTGAGCCAGCAACAGGTCAATCTACCGTATTTGAGTTTGGCCGACAATCTGTTTCACTATAG
- a CDS encoding acyltransferase family protein: MKQRDYYFDNAKFILIFLVVFGHLIRSYIESDPFILSLYKTIYTFHMPAFILVAGFFAKGFYKKGYIQKLAKKLILPYIVFQLIYTVYYYFLYQKSTFEVDPLNPHWSLWFLISLFCWNALLYVFIKWFKFKPGVGLAIAFSIGLLVGFADVISNYLSLSRTFVFFPIFLMGYYLEKEHFEYFKTSKARIVAGTLFVLVFLGMYFIPEFSDKWLLGSKPYGDLEGNNAISLAVRAFVYLLNVVMIFSFFTFVPTKRQFFTKWGKNTLYVYLLHGFLIRLFRESQLKDTIDPTTSLLVLLGVSLVLTMIFSTKFFTSITQPIVEFKSTKLQKLLSKREMKTR, encoded by the coding sequence ATGAAACAGCGTGACTATTACTTCGACAATGCCAAATTCATTTTGATCTTCCTGGTTGTATTTGGACATTTGATCCGGTCCTATATAGAAAGCGATCCATTTATCCTTTCTCTGTACAAAACGATCTACACCTTCCACATGCCAGCCTTCATTCTTGTGGCGGGGTTTTTCGCAAAAGGATTTTATAAAAAGGGATATATTCAAAAACTGGCGAAAAAGTTAATACTTCCTTACATTGTGTTTCAATTGATCTACACGGTGTACTACTATTTTCTTTATCAAAAATCAACATTTGAAGTGGATCCCCTTAATCCGCACTGGTCATTATGGTTCCTCATCAGCTTATTCTGTTGGAACGCATTATTGTATGTTTTCATCAAGTGGTTTAAGTTCAAGCCCGGCGTCGGATTGGCAATCGCTTTTTCCATCGGGCTGCTCGTAGGATTTGCTGATGTGATTTCAAACTATCTAAGCCTGTCCAGAACATTTGTTTTCTTTCCGATTTTCCTGATGGGCTATTATTTGGAAAAGGAGCACTTCGAATATTTTAAAACGAGTAAAGCACGTATAGTGGCAGGTACATTATTTGTTCTCGTATTTTTAGGAATGTATTTCATCCCTGAATTCTCCGATAAATGGTTACTTGGCTCTAAGCCGTATGGAGACCTTGAAGGGAACAACGCCATTAGTTTAGCGGTCAGGGCATTTGTTTACCTGCTGAATGTTGTGATGATCTTTAGCTTCTTTACCTTTGTCCCTACGAAAAGACAGTTCTTCACTAAATGGGGCAAAAATACGCTATATGTATACTTGCTGCACGGCTTCCTTATCCGCTTATTCCGGGAAAGCCAGCTGAAGGATACAATTGATCCCACTACGAGTTTATTGGTCTTACTCGGTGTATCATTGGTTCTGACAATGATTTTCTCGACAAAGTTTTTCACAAGCATAACGCAACCGATAGTGGAGTTTAAGTCAACCAAACTCCAGAAACTTCTATCAAAAAGAGAAATGAAAACAAGATAA
- a CDS encoding PAS domain S-box protein: protein MTNSSELQKELNKEECHPVDREICLASPMPMFVINKELKIVFANGEACETLQTVKERIVGTLFSNFFSSVPAPIVAHYKEVMETGKNLEDETLMNISDKKIIHIELLLKKSTISPNAYLYFKDVTALKEKERKDHMNVHLLSNIFQNASEGIVLFDIEGNINDVNQAFSSQVGLEKDEITNRNISSFIPESAHYKVEKIKELISQNKKARGEIPIKKSHSISIVEFTTSPYVHHKLHMAILRDVTEKRQMEIQLKRNEELFKGLFEEAIDAIVLWDQDGRVLKANSSALKIFECSLSELLSKRIRDFVYPLESQKFDLVMEQLNRSGAVRDEVLFLMPNNQLKHLEFTSKLHSVDGYNMTIFRNVSERYQMEKELRESEERFRKIFEGSLDGLILTNHNYVVVDANPEVSRIIGIEKDHLIGKDVREILNIDPGEESYDEYLQQLKEDGQATFLQTLTSHREKLQYIELSSKYNLLSNLNLTIIRDITEQIEMQEQLRKSDTLSVVGELAAGIAHEIRNPMTALKGFIQLLENSVGQDHEMYFNVITSEFQRIESIITEFLVLAKPQAIQYQETNLIRIMKDTVELLSAQAVMHNVQYEESYQADLPTIIAEPNQLKQVFINVIKNAIEVMTDGGFISIGIQEADDEMIHIRIKDQGGGISKDKIKKLGEPFYTTKERGTGLGLMVSFKIIKEHKGSVQVESIVGEGTIFHIYLPKS from the coding sequence ATGACTAATAGTAGTGAATTGCAGAAAGAGCTGAATAAGGAAGAATGTCATCCCGTCGATAGGGAAATATGCTTAGCATCACCCATGCCGATGTTCGTGATCAATAAAGAGTTGAAAATTGTCTTTGCCAATGGAGAAGCATGTGAAACTCTACAGACCGTGAAAGAAAGGATTGTAGGCACACTGTTCAGTAACTTTTTTTCTTCTGTTCCGGCCCCGATTGTTGCTCATTATAAGGAAGTAATGGAAACAGGAAAGAACCTTGAAGATGAAACCCTAATGAATATTAGTGATAAGAAAATCATCCATATTGAACTATTGCTTAAAAAATCGACCATTTCTCCTAATGCCTATCTGTATTTCAAAGATGTAACGGCACTAAAGGAAAAAGAGCGAAAAGATCATATGAATGTCCATTTGTTATCGAATATTTTTCAAAATGCATCAGAAGGAATCGTTCTCTTTGATATAGAAGGAAATATTAACGACGTGAATCAGGCATTCAGTTCACAAGTCGGATTGGAAAAGGATGAGATCACAAACAGGAACATAAGCTCATTCATCCCTGAAAGTGCGCATTATAAGGTTGAAAAGATAAAAGAACTGATTTCTCAAAACAAAAAAGCCCGTGGGGAAATTCCAATAAAAAAATCACACAGCATTTCAATTGTGGAATTTACGACAAGTCCGTATGTGCATCACAAGCTTCATATGGCCATCCTTAGGGATGTAACCGAGAAGAGGCAAATGGAGATACAATTAAAACGAAACGAAGAATTGTTTAAAGGTTTATTTGAAGAAGCGATTGATGCGATCGTGTTATGGGATCAGGATGGCAGGGTACTTAAAGCGAACTCTTCTGCCCTGAAGATCTTTGAATGCTCCCTTTCAGAGCTTCTTTCGAAGAGGATAAGGGATTTTGTATATCCCCTTGAAAGCCAAAAGTTTGATTTAGTCATGGAACAGTTAAACAGAAGCGGTGCAGTAAGGGATGAAGTATTGTTTCTAATGCCCAACAACCAGTTGAAGCATTTGGAATTCACCTCTAAGCTTCATTCCGTTGATGGGTATAACATGACGATCTTCAGGAATGTCAGTGAGCGTTATCAAATGGAAAAGGAACTACGGGAAAGCGAGGAGAGGTTCAGGAAGATTTTCGAAGGTTCACTGGACGGACTGATTCTTACCAATCACAATTATGTTGTCGTGGATGCAAATCCTGAAGTGAGTAGGATCATTGGTATCGAGAAAGATCACTTAATAGGTAAAGATGTACGTGAAATATTGAATATAGATCCCGGTGAAGAATCATATGATGAATACTTACAACAATTGAAAGAAGACGGGCAGGCGACGTTTCTACAAACGTTGACTTCTCATAGGGAGAAGCTTCAATACATTGAACTGTCATCCAAATACAATTTACTCTCTAATTTAAATCTAACGATCATTCGTGACATCACGGAACAAATAGAAATGCAAGAGCAGTTGAGAAAGTCAGATACATTGAGTGTAGTAGGGGAGCTTGCTGCAGGGATTGCCCATGAAATCAGAAATCCAATGACCGCCCTAAAAGGCTTTATTCAATTGTTGGAAAATAGTGTGGGTCAAGATCATGAGATGTATTTTAATGTAATTACTTCTGAGTTTCAGCGTATTGAATCCATCATTACCGAGTTTCTAGTATTAGCAAAGCCACAGGCGATTCAATATCAAGAAACGAATTTAATCAGGATCATGAAAGATACCGTTGAACTATTAAGTGCTCAGGCAGTCATGCATAACGTGCAGTATGAGGAGAGTTACCAAGCGGACCTCCCAACCATCATAGCAGAGCCCAATCAGTTAAAGCAGGTATTCATTAATGTCATCAAGAATGCGATTGAAGTCATGACGGATGGAGGATTCATTTCCATCGGAATTCAAGAAGCGGATGATGAAATGATTCACATTCGTATAAAAGACCAGGGTGGCGGGATTTCAAAGGATAAAATTAAAAAGCTTGGTGAACCTTTTTACACAACGAAGGAACGGGGAACTGGACTTGGTCTGATGGTAAGCTTTAAAATTATAAAAGAGCATAAAGGAAGCGTTCAGGTTGAAAGTATCGTTGGAGAAGGAACCATTTTCCACATCTATCTCCCTAAATCGTAA